The following are from one region of the Chitinispirillales bacterium ANBcel5 genome:
- a CDS encoding carboxypeptidase-like regulatory domain-containing protein, with protein MNFSAKTALLLLCTTFMAVAQIASDYVIVEAPVGARAADQVMWVKWSGTTRNPLDQTITAPDSGIIYFDRSPGGGDLSNYRHKINNPWVDTTSNTVWDNVHFDGSPASRGIAFRPTDQEQMSTGLYYGIVAWPMETDTLISNEFQIIIESEDPVNWQSPSGTISSITPVFQWDANPEVPYYHILLSDEPISIDSSSGTINLSGVSVVWQAITPHTQITYGAPDPSGTLTANPPPLSPGQWYTWVVLNNYGNHPALSSSKIKLPPADFTIEGEQLNIPENIYPVDQKLNSSENPTFNFKWSNLDPDANTYQLYVYTSSDSLLPGLGDELSAQIVVWERTVSASGGEDDTMSVSINAASIFTSNNYTWRVMAIDNSGASTAGELSGFSYSSPTGVMNLYTREKVVFGTGESADTMYNSLGLVEIKVDVVDGSMEAPLFFYTDESGRLSRTRPEGRYRVTAVKEGFLDASRTVTVKAGVQTHDTLYMERPPATIYGRVIDEAGASINLATITAVSDMGDTVTAKSNSQGNYILNCYDANWRVSAAKNGYRTSQTRTVDLRVSENKRLDPFVLQKNTYTLSGSVRNSDARPIVGVRVRLLQNGIQIDEQPSTPQDGSYSFSVEPGSYTLTAQKAGFSNYSREITVTGSRVRNITLNPGAVMVSGYIIGRTWSQDRYVYAPIRNASVTFINSDENDTVRVYSDRTYGYYSANLTADREYKVYSAASGFGTVEDPGTVVTAPSSAIEYNDTLMSKALVSGNVRTFYQNQNVRNASITLMDKESNKAVRRGTSQADGYFEILDIPDGKYSVQAGYDGLYLDSVAPLPIIEITEGRAVPAHIELFMKPGDKALTWHLEDFDGDVRIRIRSPLIRNLDRGDTLTGAGHGTYIIEVEPDADSVLGLSYRSFTVPETATTHTDTVKLPVIHNSPSSVEPLDGKVSLMIKSVEKLDSARLFYRSRGESMYRMIEKSDTSFEYNFTFSPRKNGTDLFYYFKAYRDGDVYGGERATFTTFVTADTSRLSRFEIVPSSEDPIPLPSGYSVTVSVKGYYSSAFIEDENIRSDAISWRLENAQGCRIDATRGEQIHLTTPGNRITSPVTLYAEIDTAKVRLAPDVGRIDSVKFTVSGSSLSSIAVVRIDASNPNPITTSGIERARFRAVGVDSDGNEVEVNPIWSVVPKESGEIDQEGIFKPSGNFVGFVRVLARSGLITGEYNPVDKNSRRMNAGLNVRYVLASNSYYDTVTTGRGCKILFPPDITGGTENGLLQVSIPNTRNQMKRGAGNLRMVDTVAYEITELRGTPFNLSEDSIKIFLQIPEGLRSEAIRGKRDFWVARWDQDSLQWNTLSNSTVEDEGEYVSAKVANFSQFALVSEPRTLSANLKVSPNPFSPYIKPVNEFGHDAPKGTCIMFRIDAPDQRVASAKVHIYNNVGERVWAVELLNASTGKHRVWWNGRTTSRLEVWNSDVFPYGGIPQGRMLRNGRYFVVLTVKDMSGNKVQYMNPVILMK; from the coding sequence ATGAATTTTTCGGCTAAAACAGCCCTTTTGTTACTCTGTACAACTTTTATGGCTGTGGCTCAGATTGCAAGTGATTATGTGATAGTTGAAGCGCCTGTAGGGGCGCGTGCGGCAGATCAGGTGATGTGGGTTAAGTGGAGCGGTACAACCCGAAATCCACTGGATCAAACTATTACAGCTCCCGATTCGGGAATTATCTACTTTGACAGAAGTCCCGGTGGGGGTGATCTCAGTAACTACCGCCACAAAATAAACAACCCATGGGTAGATACCACCTCTAACACTGTATGGGATAATGTCCATTTTGATGGCTCTCCAGCAAGCAGAGGTATAGCTTTCAGGCCTACAGATCAGGAACAAATGAGCACTGGGTTGTATTATGGTATTGTAGCCTGGCCTATGGAAACGGATACACTTATCTCAAATGAGTTTCAAATTATTATTGAAAGTGAAGACCCGGTAAACTGGCAGTCTCCTTCAGGAACGATAAGCTCCATAACACCTGTCTTTCAGTGGGATGCTAATCCTGAAGTACCCTATTACCATATTTTGCTCTCTGACGAACCTATATCTATCGATAGCTCAAGTGGTACTATTAATCTTTCGGGTGTAAGTGTGGTGTGGCAGGCCATTACACCACACACGCAAATTACCTACGGCGCACCTGATCCATCAGGTACATTAACTGCTAACCCGCCACCGCTTTCACCAGGGCAGTGGTACACGTGGGTTGTACTGAATAATTATGGTAATCATCCGGCGCTTTCATCTTCAAAAATCAAATTACCTCCCGCTGATTTTACCATTGAGGGTGAGCAGTTAAATATACCTGAAAATATCTATCCTGTTGACCAGAAGCTTAACAGTTCAGAAAACCCCACATTCAATTTTAAATGGAGTAATCTGGACCCTGACGCAAATACCTATCAACTTTATGTGTATACATCATCAGACTCTCTTTTGCCTGGTTTGGGGGATGAGCTCAGTGCTCAGATTGTTGTATGGGAGAGAACGGTTTCTGCCTCTGGTGGTGAAGACGATACTATGAGTGTATCGATAAATGCTGCTTCAATATTTACCAGCAACAATTACACCTGGAGGGTAATGGCCATTGATAACAGTGGTGCTTCCACTGCAGGAGAGCTTAGTGGGTTCTCTTATTCTTCACCCACCGGTGTGATGAATCTGTATACCAGAGAAAAAGTTGTGTTTGGGACTGGTGAAAGTGCTGATACTATGTATAATTCTCTTGGACTGGTGGAAATTAAAGTAGATGTGGTGGATGGTTCAATGGAAGCGCCGCTTTTTTTCTATACCGATGAAAGTGGCAGGCTTTCAAGAACCCGGCCTGAAGGTAGATACCGGGTTACAGCAGTAAAGGAAGGCTTTCTGGATGCAAGCAGAACCGTTACAGTAAAAGCGGGTGTTCAAACCCATGATACACTGTACATGGAGCGCCCCCCGGCAACAATTTACGGAAGAGTGATCGATGAAGCAGGGGCATCAATTAATCTTGCAACCATTACCGCCGTTTCCGATATGGGGGACACTGTTACCGCTAAGTCCAATTCACAGGGAAATTACATTCTTAACTGCTATGATGCTAACTGGAGAGTCAGTGCTGCTAAAAATGGATATAGAACATCCCAGACCAGAACGGTAGATTTAAGAGTATCTGAAAATAAAAGGTTAGATCCTTTTGTGCTTCAAAAAAACACCTATACTCTATCAGGTTCGGTTCGAAACAGTGATGCAAGACCGATTGTCGGTGTTAGAGTGAGATTGCTTCAAAATGGAATTCAGATTGACGAACAACCCTCTACACCTCAGGATGGTTCCTACTCCTTTTCGGTTGAACCGGGTAGCTATACCCTTACTGCTCAAAAAGCGGGTTTCTCTAACTACTCCAGAGAAATTACTGTAACTGGTTCAAGGGTACGAAACATCACTTTGAATCCCGGGGCAGTTATGGTCAGTGGTTACATTATTGGGCGCACCTGGTCACAGGATAGGTATGTGTATGCGCCAATCAGAAATGCTTCTGTTACCTTCATAAACAGTGATGAAAACGATACTGTAAGGGTGTATTCTGACAGAACCTATGGATATTACAGTGCAAACCTTACAGCGGATAGGGAATATAAAGTGTATAGTGCTGCTTCTGGCTTTGGAACTGTGGAAGATCCGGGCACTGTAGTAACCGCTCCGTCATCTGCTATTGAATACAATGACACATTGATGAGCAAAGCATTGGTGTCGGGGAATGTAAGAACTTTTTACCAGAACCAAAATGTAAGAAATGCCTCTATTACTCTTATGGATAAGGAAAGCAATAAAGCGGTCAGACGTGGTACAAGTCAGGCAGACGGGTATTTTGAAATCTTAGATATTCCTGATGGAAAGTATTCCGTACAGGCTGGTTACGATGGACTGTACCTTGACAGCGTTGCTCCGTTACCAATCATCGAAATCACAGAGGGACGAGCCGTACCAGCTCATATTGAGTTGTTTATGAAACCTGGCGATAAAGCACTTACCTGGCATTTGGAAGATTTTGATGGTGATGTTAGAATAAGAATACGATCTCCGCTTATAAGAAACTTAGATAGAGGCGATACATTGACTGGAGCCGGGCATGGAACTTATATTATTGAAGTTGAGCCTGATGCTGATTCTGTTCTTGGTTTATCCTATAGAAGCTTCACCGTACCGGAAACAGCTACAACTCATACTGACACTGTAAAGTTACCCGTAATACATAATAGTCCATCGAGTGTTGAACCCTTGGATGGAAAAGTATCTCTGATGATCAAATCTGTTGAAAAGCTGGATTCTGCCAGGCTTTTTTACAGAAGCAGGGGTGAATCAATGTACAGGATGATAGAAAAAAGCGATACTAGCTTTGAGTATAATTTCACGTTTTCTCCCCGGAAAAACGGAACTGATCTTTTTTACTACTTCAAAGCGTATAGGGATGGGGATGTGTACGGAGGTGAAAGAGCAACATTTACCACCTTTGTAACTGCTGATACAAGTAGGCTTTCAAGATTTGAAATAGTTCCTTCATCTGAAGATCCTATACCCCTTCCTTCGGGGTATTCGGTAACCGTTTCTGTTAAAGGTTATTACAGTTCGGCATTTATCGAGGATGAGAATATCAGAAGCGACGCTATATCCTGGCGACTTGAAAATGCTCAGGGCTGTAGAATAGATGCTACCAGGGGTGAGCAGATACATCTTACAACACCGGGAAACAGGATAACTTCACCTGTAACCCTGTATGCCGAAATTGATACCGCAAAGGTAAGGCTTGCACCTGATGTGGGACGTATTGATTCAGTGAAATTTACTGTGAGTGGCTCCTCACTCAGCTCAATAGCTGTTGTAAGAATTGACGCATCTAACCCAAATCCCATAACTACTTCCGGGATCGAAAGAGCGCGGTTCAGGGCTGTGGGTGTCGATTCAGATGGCAACGAAGTGGAAGTTAACCCAATTTGGAGTGTAGTGCCTAAGGAAAGTGGTGAAATAGATCAGGAGGGAATATTCAAACCTTCCGGTAATTTTGTAGGGTTTGTCAGAGTGCTCGCTCGAAGTGGTTTAATTACGGGTGAGTATAACCCTGTTGATAAAAATAGCAGAAGAATGAATGCTGGACTAAATGTACGGTATGTCTTGGCTTCAAATAGTTACTATGATACTGTTACTACCGGAAGAGGCTGTAAAATACTTTTTCCTCCAGATATAACCGGAGGTACTGAAAATGGGCTTTTGCAGGTCTCAATACCTAATACCAGAAATCAGATGAAACGAGGGGCTGGTAACTTAAGAATGGTAGATACTGTGGCATATGAAATAACAGAACTTAGGGGTACTCCCTTTAATCTTTCTGAAGACAGTATCAAGATTTTCTTGCAAATACCGGAAGGGTTACGATCTGAAGCTATAAGGGGCAAAAGGGACTTCTGGGTTGCCCGATGGGATCAGGATTCGCTTCAGTGGAATACTCTATCCAATAGTACTGTTGAAGATGAGGGCGAATATGTAAGCGCAAAAGTTGCTAACTTTTCGCAATTTGCACTGGTATCTGAGCCCAGAACTCTGTCTGCTAATCTTAAAGTGTCACCCAATCCATTTTCTCCCTATATAAAGCCGGTGAATGAGTTTGGGCATGATGCTCCCAAAGGGACGTGTATAATGTTTAGAATAGATGCACCTGATCAAAGGGTTGCCAGTGCTAAAGTTCACATATACAACAACGTCGGTGAAAGAGTCTGGGCCGTGGAACTGCTAAATGCTTCAACGGGCAAACATAGGGTGTGGTGGAACGGCCGTACTACATCCAGACTTGAAGTCTGGAACAGCGATGTATTTCCTTATGGTGGCATACCTCAGGGAAGGATGCTTAGAAATGGACGATACTTTGTAGTACTCACAGTAAAAGATATGTCGGGTAATAAGGTTCAGTATATGAATCCTGTAATTCTTATGAAATAG
- a CDS encoding integration host factor subunit beta, whose amino-acid sequence MPNTTKHDLIASVAKSTGLTQADTKIVVEELLETVSTFLESGKNIEIRGFGTFYTKERKPRPARNPKTGEVVPLLRRVVPLFKYSSDLKSKISDTLQQKKTN is encoded by the coding sequence GTGCCAAATACAACAAAACATGATTTAATCGCTTCTGTTGCAAAATCCACAGGACTTACACAAGCAGATACTAAAATAGTTGTTGAAGAGTTATTGGAAACTGTTTCAACGTTTCTTGAGAGTGGGAAGAATATTGAGATCAGGGGATTCGGTACATTTTACACTAAAGAAAGAAAGCCCCGCCCCGCACGTAATCCCAAAACGGGTGAAGTCGTTCCATTGTTGAGAAGAGTCGTGCCGCTCTTTAAATACTCCAGTGATTTGAAAAGTAAGATCTCTGATACGTTGCAGCAAAAGAAAACAAATTAG
- the xerD gene encoding site-specific tyrosine recombinase XerD, translating into MDKLQYIDAYIAYIQLEKTLSENTSDSYKFDLNRLGCFLRQNNIVDLNEVNPSILSKYIRLLYDIGFAPSSIQRSISSIKSFFAFVSSEGFIREDPSELLEAPKVKRKLPAVLSVDEIEKLLLSIDLKKRGGLRDRAMFETLYATGMRVSELITFTYEQIISVEGFVRIFGKGSKERIVPIGDSALYWINEYSNKERSLFQKAHSDSTVFLNIRGNAISRMGIWKILNSYAKLAGIKKEISPHTLRHSFATHLLEGGADIRTVQEMLGHSNIVTTEIYTHVDREYLIEVHRSFHPRSGSKG; encoded by the coding sequence ATGGATAAGCTTCAATATATCGATGCATATATTGCCTATATTCAATTAGAAAAAACATTAAGTGAAAATACATCTGACTCGTACAAGTTTGACCTTAACCGCTTAGGTTGCTTTCTTCGGCAAAACAATATAGTTGATCTTAACGAGGTTAATCCATCTATATTGTCAAAGTATATTCGCCTTCTCTATGATATTGGATTTGCACCATCCTCGATTCAACGTTCAATTTCTTCCATAAAAAGTTTTTTCGCGTTTGTGTCCTCTGAAGGATTTATTAGAGAAGATCCAAGTGAGTTGCTTGAAGCTCCTAAAGTTAAAAGAAAGCTTCCAGCTGTGCTTAGTGTAGATGAAATAGAAAAGCTGTTGTTATCCATTGACTTAAAAAAAAGAGGCGGATTGCGGGACAGAGCGATGTTCGAAACGCTTTATGCTACTGGTATGAGGGTGTCTGAATTGATAACTTTTACTTATGAACAAATCATCTCCGTAGAAGGATTCGTAAGAATTTTTGGAAAGGGGTCAAAGGAAAGAATCGTCCCAATTGGTGATTCTGCCCTGTACTGGATAAATGAATATAGTAATAAGGAAAGAAGCTTATTTCAAAAAGCGCATTCAGATAGTACTGTTTTTCTTAATATCAGAGGTAATGCGATTAGTCGCATGGGGATATGGAAGATATTAAATTCCTATGCAAAACTCGCTGGTATAAAAAAGGAAATATCACCTCATACTCTCAGACATTCTTTTGCTACTCATCTTTTGGAGGGGGGGGCAGACATAAGAACGGTTCAGGAGATGCTTGGGCATTCCAATATAGTGACTACGGAGATCTACACCCATGTGGACCGGGAGTATTTAATCGAGGTTCATCGTAGCTTTCACCCCCGTTCAGGTTCAAAAGGATAA
- a CDS encoding MBL fold metallo-hydrolase produces MAFEYFAVSTGPLQVNSYLLHNSNKQCIIIDPAQGCSEILNFIKSNALSVSAVVLTHGHFDHITGIPEVLERYPDTDIYIHPSDLPMLRNSEFNGSVMLGLSFSYEGPVASIQEGKASLGGFELEFIHLPGHTPGGCAVVIDKVCFSGDVLFAGSVGRSDFPCGDGKLLIEGIKEKLLKLSDDTTVCPGHGGRTTIGREKRQNPFLV; encoded by the coding sequence ATGGCTTTTGAATACTTTGCGGTTAGTACAGGACCTCTTCAGGTAAATTCTTATCTGTTACACAATAGTAACAAACAGTGTATAATTATTGATCCTGCACAGGGTTGCTCTGAGATACTGAATTTCATAAAGTCTAACGCGCTGTCAGTTAGCGCGGTTGTATTAACTCACGGGCACTTTGATCACATTACAGGTATACCGGAAGTGCTTGAAAGATACCCTGACACCGACATTTACATACATCCCTCGGATCTTCCTATGTTACGGAATTCTGAGTTTAATGGTTCAGTAATGCTTGGACTGTCCTTTTCTTATGAGGGGCCAGTTGCTTCTATACAGGAGGGTAAAGCAAGTCTGGGAGGCTTTGAGCTTGAGTTTATTCACCTTCCAGGGCACACTCCCGGGGGATGCGCGGTTGTTATTGATAAGGTGTGTTTTAGTGGGGATGTGTTGTTTGCGGGATCTGTAGGCAGAAGTGATTTCCCTTGCGGTGATGGTAAACTTCTTATTGAAGGCATAAAGGAAAAACTGCTGAAATTATCTGATGATACCACGGTTTGTCCGGGACATGGGGGGAGAACGACTATTGGACGGGAGAAACGTCAAAATCCTTTTCTGGTGTAA
- the murB gene encoding UDP-N-acetylmuramate dehydrogenase: protein MTQLRENIDLAPFTTLRIGGVARYYCEPDSIEQLKEMVFQAKSDNMPILVLGRGSNLLISDSGWSGLVLNLSVKFKEKNWNGNELQCNAGCSLDEIIAEAVSRGLSGLEYLSGIPGTIGGGLTMNAGAFESTVSDPLLSASYLDCSTGEIVEQDKSELEFDYRSSLIKKLDAIVLNSRFRFRPAESLEELGVLRRNVLKRRAAKQPLQYPNCGSVFKRPQGFYAGTLIEKTSLKGAKCGDIEISAKHANFFLNKGKGKAGDVMKLINQVRKAVYELHGVLLEPEVVLAGEFEEPLYTPSL, encoded by the coding sequence ATGACACAACTTAGAGAAAATATAGACCTCGCCCCATTTACTACACTGAGAATCGGAGGGGTAGCGCGTTACTACTGTGAACCAGACAGTATAGAGCAGCTTAAGGAAATGGTTTTCCAGGCTAAATCGGACAATATGCCCATTTTGGTGTTAGGCAGGGGGAGCAACCTGCTCATAAGCGACAGTGGGTGGAGCGGGTTGGTACTAAATTTATCGGTGAAGTTCAAAGAAAAAAACTGGAACGGAAATGAGCTTCAGTGCAATGCCGGGTGTTCTCTTGATGAGATAATTGCAGAGGCGGTAAGCAGGGGGCTTTCGGGGCTTGAGTATCTTTCCGGTATTCCTGGTACAATTGGTGGTGGATTAACAATGAATGCCGGGGCATTTGAATCCACTGTTTCAGATCCGCTCTTGAGTGCTTCCTACCTTGATTGTTCCACCGGGGAGATTGTTGAGCAAGATAAAAGTGAATTGGAATTTGATTATCGTAGTAGTCTCATAAAAAAATTAGACGCAATAGTGCTCAACTCACGGTTTAGATTCAGGCCCGCAGAGTCTTTGGAGGAACTGGGTGTATTGCGAAGGAATGTGCTTAAAAGAAGAGCTGCAAAACAGCCGCTTCAGTATCCAAATTGTGGAAGTGTATTCAAGAGACCTCAGGGCTTTTATGCAGGCACTCTTATTGAAAAGACATCGTTAAAGGGCGCGAAATGTGGTGACATTGAAATATCAGCAAAGCATGCAAATTTCTTTCTCAATAAAGGGAAGGGAAAAGCCGGGGATGTAATGAAACTGATTAATCAGGTAAGAAAAGCCGTTTATGAGCTACATGGTGTGCTACTTGAACCTGAGGTGGTTTTGGCCGGTGAATTCGAAGAGCCGCTCTATACCCCTTCATTGTGA
- a CDS encoding HD domain-containing phosphohydrolase: MSKRIVLVGPVSENNCAMFSKAALSLGLSIQHCENLSLGYDESCGDLPAAFISFNLCTKDALLELFRSLPVGFGEKVPYYQCVEKEAEIPSFMKSVPLGGVFKLPLSESAVYTIVLSIARNYDSLQNNRNLIQEIAKLRKQNYRLMQIGTALSYENNLNRLLELILSVSRDISGADAGSIYMYEEIEENGREKPFLRFRISQNDSIAVKQNEEIVFPVNTKSIAGYVAISGKLLSIDDVYDIGNTVPYSFSRDLERRFGYRAKSMLTVPLKNLDGEIVGVLQLMNKKRDGTKSITNADDVPSQVVSFSLSDEDIIQSIASYAAVSIERVSLYESIESIFEGFISSSIAAIDERDRVTSGHSRRVKGYAMAFVEAASNQEGPFSALASSPERVRQFEFAALLHDIGKIGVPEALLTKESRLSAGEMAALIARFEYVRLLLRTNSGKVSWQSQEEIDKDIEFVRMVNGSGYLNDQNFQLLQTIKEKYYITPDGTQHCVFTDTEWRFLSVRAGNLTSDERKVINSHAMSTYRILSKIPWTRQMEQIPFIACCHHEKIDGSGYPHGLCGEEIPLESRILAVVDIYEALVAQDRPYKPKMAPEKAISILRKEVQAGHLDEEIVNFFVEKGIYKIYLNE; the protein is encoded by the coding sequence ATGAGTAAACGCATTGTACTCGTAGGTCCTGTTTCGGAGAATAACTGTGCAATGTTTTCAAAAGCAGCACTCTCTTTGGGTCTATCCATTCAACATTGTGAAAACCTTTCTTTGGGGTATGATGAGTCCTGTGGGGATTTGCCTGCTGCATTTATCTCCTTTAATCTATGTACCAAAGATGCATTATTGGAGCTTTTTAGATCACTGCCAGTCGGGTTTGGTGAAAAAGTCCCCTACTATCAGTGTGTAGAAAAAGAAGCTGAAATACCTTCATTTATGAAAAGTGTGCCTTTGGGTGGTGTTTTTAAATTACCCCTGAGTGAATCTGCTGTGTATACAATTGTTCTTTCAATTGCCCGCAATTACGATTCACTTCAAAATAACCGTAACCTGATACAGGAGATTGCGAAACTTCGAAAACAAAATTACCGGCTGATGCAGATCGGGACTGCTTTATCATACGAAAATAACCTCAACAGGCTTCTTGAGCTTATTTTATCCGTCAGCCGTGATATTTCAGGCGCTGATGCCGGTAGTATTTATATGTATGAAGAAATTGAAGAAAACGGGAGAGAAAAACCCTTTCTTAGATTCAGAATTTCACAAAACGATTCAATTGCTGTAAAGCAGAATGAAGAAATCGTTTTCCCCGTAAACACAAAATCCATTGCTGGGTATGTGGCTATCTCGGGAAAACTGCTTTCAATAGATGATGTGTATGATATTGGAAATACTGTACCCTATAGTTTTTCAAGGGATTTGGAGAGAAGGTTTGGCTACAGAGCTAAATCGATGCTTACTGTTCCCCTTAAGAATCTGGATGGTGAAATAGTTGGTGTTTTACAGCTGATGAATAAAAAGAGAGACGGAACGAAAAGTATAACAAACGCAGATGATGTGCCCTCGCAGGTCGTGTCCTTCTCTCTTAGTGATGAGGATATAATTCAATCGATTGCCAGTTATGCCGCAGTTTCAATCGAAAGAGTAAGCCTTTATGAAAGTATTGAAAGTATTTTTGAGGGCTTTATAAGCTCTTCCATTGCTGCTATTGATGAAAGAGACAGGGTTACCAGTGGCCACTCACGTAGAGTCAAAGGTTACGCCATGGCATTTGTGGAAGCCGCGTCCAACCAAGAGGGGCCTTTCTCGGCACTGGCTTCTTCCCCTGAAAGAGTGCGACAATTTGAGTTTGCTGCGTTGCTTCATGATATAGGCAAAATTGGTGTTCCCGAAGCTCTGCTTACTAAAGAATCTCGTCTCTCTGCAGGAGAAATGGCCGCACTTATCGCCAGGTTTGAATATGTAAGGCTGCTTTTAAGAACAAACAGCGGTAAGGTTTCCTGGCAATCACAGGAGGAGATAGATAAGGATATAGAGTTTGTGAGAATGGTGAATGGCTCGGGTTATCTCAATGATCAAAATTTTCAGCTCCTTCAAACCATAAAGGAGAAATACTATATTACTCCCGATGGTACACAACACTGTGTTTTTACCGACACCGAGTGGCGTTTTTTATCTGTACGTGCGGGTAATTTAACCAGTGATGAACGAAAAGTCATAAATTCACATGCTATGTCGACGTATAGAATCCTCTCAAAAATTCCATGGACACGGCAAATGGAACAGATTCCTTTTATTGCGTGTTGTCACCATGAAAAAATCGATGGTAGTGGCTATCCACATGGGTTATGCGGGGAGGAGATCCCTCTTGAGAGCAGGATTTTGGCTGTCGTAGATATTTATGAAGCTCTGGTTGCACAGGATCGTCCCTATAAACCAAAGATGGCGCCTGAAAAAGCTATAAGCATTTTGCGCAAAGAAGTTCAGGCCGGGCATCTGGATGAAGAAATTGTGAATTTTTTTGTTGAAAAAGGTATATACAAAATATATTTAAATGAGTAA